One stretch of Ananas comosus cultivar F153 linkage group 6, ASM154086v1, whole genome shotgun sequence DNA includes these proteins:
- the LOC109711758 gene encoding protein FAR1-RELATED SEQUENCE 6-like isoform X2, protein MVQFSRVSPANALSDERSKTPFPPPLYFAPSPNPNSPSSYPIQNNRDLILTQEPVAEIGQQPDISSPQMTAEEGDSATPKVGMKFKNAEEAFSFYHDYAISTGFGVKCQYSKYDKEGRCRCIVISCNRDGIVKYKTESHSSELTKKTNCMAKIHLGYRDDGFLHVKQLIVEHNHPLFPGKVRDFRTKRRKKRYLYDNDKAEMPARNSWVGKRGREEKRCKLINDKGDGEVVHRFFVRMQAKDSYFFHLMDWDDEGVLRNVFWADGRSRMAYQYFGDVILIDTTCLIDKYDVPLVSFVGVNHHGQHVLLGCCLLSDETADGYIWLFKTWLACMFGRPPTAIITDQCKAMQEAVEKVFPKARHRHCLWHIMKRVSENLQGISEAEEIKISLKKIICESLRAAEFEEEWKKMVEKYGLENNEWLKSLFDERHCWATVFVKEKFWAGMSVTLVSESMKSFFAEYVHNKFTVRQFLRKYETIVQKMHKKEVQADIESLHKTPQLITQLYMEEQLGKVYTTDMFKVFQAEVRALIYCISSVVEVNGPIRTFHVKERVRAKGSKSMKSKIYEVTFDENELELRCICCLFEYRGVLCRHALSVICFENIVEIPSKYVLERWRKDYKRMLALSCFPDDVMVDGQLERHESFYRCCLKLSEIGLMSDEKYEFGIKVVNEAMQKLLAEDSSFETVQHKNLSCNVAQTSSLVTFTLNNDAYTGNGDDRTANFAHVGQAVNHSHYEFFQERAQTVQQLAGFRSETEWRLQQFFQEAQTPETTPAPRPW, encoded by the exons ATGGTGCAATTTTCTCGAGTTAGCCCAGCGAACGCTCTCTCCGACGAACGGTCGAAAACTCCATTTCCACCTCCTCTCTACTTTGCCCCCTCCCCAAACCCTAATTCTCCGTCCTCGTACCCAATCCAGAACAATCGCGATCTGATTC TGACACAGGAGCCTGTCGCCGAGATTGGGCAGCAACCAGATATTAGCAGTCCTCAGATGACTGCAGAGGAGGGAGACAGTGCAACACCCAAAGTTGGAATGAAGTTCAAAAATGCGGAAGAAGCTTTCAGCTTCTATCACGACTACGCCATCAGCACGGGATTTGGCGTGAAGTGCCAATACTCAAAGTACGATAAGGAAGGAAGATGTAGGTGTATCGTGATTTCCTGTAACAGGGATGGTATAGTCAAATATAAAACCGAATCCCACTCCTCGGAACTAACAAAGAAAACCAATTGCATGGCCAAGATTCATTTGGGATACCGTGATGATGGATTTCTCCATGTTAAGCAGCTTATAGTTGAGCACAACCACCCTCTTTTCCCAGGTAAAGTCAGGGATTTCCGCacgaaaaggaggaaaaaaaggtATCTTTATGATAACGACAAAGCTGAGATGCCTGCGAGAAATTCGTGGGTCGGCAAGAGAGGACGTGAGGAGAAAAGGTGCAAACTGATAAATGATAAAGGAGATGGCGAGGTTGTACATCGTTTCTTTGTTCGTATGCAAGCCAAGGATTCCTACTTCTTTCACTTGATGGATTGGGATGATGAAGGTGTTTTGAGGAATGTATTTTGGGCAGATGGAAGGTCTAGGATGGCATATCAATATTTTGGCGATGTTATTCTGATCGATACTACCTGTCTGATAGATAAGTATGATGTGCCTCTCGTCTCTTTTGTAGGAGTTAACCACCATGGCCAGCATGTGCTGCTTGGTTGTTGTTTGCTCTCAGATGAAACGGCCGATGGATACATTTGGCTGTTTAAAACTTGGCTGGCTTGCATGTTTGGGCGGCCTCCAACCGCCATTATCACTGACCAATGTAAAGCAATGCAAGAAGCGGTTGAGAAGGTGTTTCCCAAAGCTCGTCACCGTCATTGCCTATGGCATATAATGAAGAGGGTGAGTGAAAATCTTCAAGGAATATCCGAAGCTGAAGAAATCAAGATTTCACTAAAGAAAATAATCTGTGAATCACTGAGAGCTGCTGAATTTGAAGAAGAATGGAAAAAAATGGTAGAAAAATATGGGCTTGAAAATAATGAATGGCTCAAGTCATTGTTCGATGAACGACATTGTTGGGCAACAGTCTTTGTGAAAGAGAAATTTTGGGCAGGAATGTCGGTAACCCTAGTCAGTGAGAGCATGAAATCCTTCTTTGCGGAGTATGTGCATAACAAGTTCACTGTCAGGCAATTTCTCCGCAAGTATGAGACTATTGTGCAAAAGATGCATAAAAAGGAAGTTCAAGCAGATATCGAGTCACTACACAAAACCCCACAATTGATAACACAACTTTACATGGAGGAGCAGCTTGGTAAAGTCTACACAACTGATATGTTTAAAGTGTTTCAGGCAGAGGTAAGGGCCTTGATATATTGTATCTCCTCGGTGGTTGAGGTTAATGGTCCAATACGCACCTTTCATGTAAAAGAACGTGTTAGGGCGAAGGGTTCTAAATCAATGAAGTCAAAGATTTATGAGGTTACTTTTGACGAAAATGAGCTTGAATTGAGGTGCATTTGTTGCTTGTTTGAGTATAGAGGTGTTCTTTGTAGGCATGCATTAtctgttatttgttttgaaaatatagtCGAGATTCCTTCAAAGTATGTTCTCGAAAGATGGAGGAAAGACTACAAGCGTATGCTTGCTCTATCTTGCTTTCCTGATGACGTCATGGTCGACGGGCAGTTAGAACGTCATGAAAGCTTCTATCGGTGTTGCCTCAAGCTTTCTGAAATAGGGCTAATGTCGGatgaaaaatatgaatttggaaTAAAGGTAGTAAATGAGGCTATGCAGAAACTTCTTGCAGAGGATAGCTCGTTTGAAACTGTGCAACATAAGAACCTTTCCTGTAATGTTGCTCAGACTAGCAGTTTGGTTACCTTTACGTTGAACAATGATGCCTATACAGGAAATGGAGATGATAGAACGGCTAACTTTGCACATGTGGGACAAGCAGTAAACCATTCTCATTATGAATTTTTTCAGGAAAGG GCTCAGACAGTCCAACAGTTAGCTGGCTTTAGGTCGGAGACGGAATGGAGATTGCAACAATTTTTTCag GAAGCACAAACACCAGAGACAACTCCTGCCCCGAGGCCTTGGTAA
- the LOC109711758 gene encoding protein FAR1-RELATED SEQUENCE 6-like isoform X3: protein MNWSFGAAVTQEPVAEIGQQPDISSPQMTAEEGDSATPKVGMKFKNAEEAFSFYHDYAISTGFGVKCQYSKYDKEGRCRCIVISCNRDGIVKYKTESHSSELTKKTNCMAKIHLGYRDDGFLHVKQLIVEHNHPLFPGKVRDFRTKRRKKRYLYDNDKAEMPARNSWVGKRGREEKRCKLINDKGDGEVVHRFFVRMQAKDSYFFHLMDWDDEGVLRNVFWADGRSRMAYQYFGDVILIDTTCLIDKYDVPLVSFVGVNHHGQHVLLGCCLLSDETADGYIWLFKTWLACMFGRPPTAIITDQCKAMQEAVEKVFPKARHRHCLWHIMKRVSENLQGISEAEEIKISLKKIICESLRAAEFEEEWKKMVEKYGLENNEWLKSLFDERHCWATVFVKEKFWAGMSVTLVSESMKSFFAEYVHNKFTVRQFLRKYETIVQKMHKKEVQADIESLHKTPQLITQLYMEEQLGKVYTTDMFKVFQAEVRALIYCISSVVEVNGPIRTFHVKERVRAKGSKSMKSKIYEVTFDENELELRCICCLFEYRGVLCRHALSVICFENIVEIPSKYVLERWRKDYKRMLALSCFPDDVMVDGQLERHESFYRCCLKLSEIGLMSDEKYEFGIKVVNEAMQKLLAEDSSFETVQHKNLSCNVAQTSSLVTFTLNNDAYTGNGDDRTANFAHVGQAVNHSHYEFFQERAQTVQQLAGFRSETEWRLQQFFQEAQTPETTPAPRPW from the exons ATGAATTGGTCATTCGGTGCTGCAGTGACACAGGAGCCTGTCGCCGAGATTGGGCAGCAACCAGATATTAGCAGTCCTCAGATGACTGCAGAGGAGGGAGACAGTGCAACACCCAAAGTTGGAATGAAGTTCAAAAATGCGGAAGAAGCTTTCAGCTTCTATCACGACTACGCCATCAGCACGGGATTTGGCGTGAAGTGCCAATACTCAAAGTACGATAAGGAAGGAAGATGTAGGTGTATCGTGATTTCCTGTAACAGGGATGGTATAGTCAAATATAAAACCGAATCCCACTCCTCGGAACTAACAAAGAAAACCAATTGCATGGCCAAGATTCATTTGGGATACCGTGATGATGGATTTCTCCATGTTAAGCAGCTTATAGTTGAGCACAACCACCCTCTTTTCCCAGGTAAAGTCAGGGATTTCCGCacgaaaaggaggaaaaaaaggtATCTTTATGATAACGACAAAGCTGAGATGCCTGCGAGAAATTCGTGGGTCGGCAAGAGAGGACGTGAGGAGAAAAGGTGCAAACTGATAAATGATAAAGGAGATGGCGAGGTTGTACATCGTTTCTTTGTTCGTATGCAAGCCAAGGATTCCTACTTCTTTCACTTGATGGATTGGGATGATGAAGGTGTTTTGAGGAATGTATTTTGGGCAGATGGAAGGTCTAGGATGGCATATCAATATTTTGGCGATGTTATTCTGATCGATACTACCTGTCTGATAGATAAGTATGATGTGCCTCTCGTCTCTTTTGTAGGAGTTAACCACCATGGCCAGCATGTGCTGCTTGGTTGTTGTTTGCTCTCAGATGAAACGGCCGATGGATACATTTGGCTGTTTAAAACTTGGCTGGCTTGCATGTTTGGGCGGCCTCCAACCGCCATTATCACTGACCAATGTAAAGCAATGCAAGAAGCGGTTGAGAAGGTGTTTCCCAAAGCTCGTCACCGTCATTGCCTATGGCATATAATGAAGAGGGTGAGTGAAAATCTTCAAGGAATATCCGAAGCTGAAGAAATCAAGATTTCACTAAAGAAAATAATCTGTGAATCACTGAGAGCTGCTGAATTTGAAGAAGAATGGAAAAAAATGGTAGAAAAATATGGGCTTGAAAATAATGAATGGCTCAAGTCATTGTTCGATGAACGACATTGTTGGGCAACAGTCTTTGTGAAAGAGAAATTTTGGGCAGGAATGTCGGTAACCCTAGTCAGTGAGAGCATGAAATCCTTCTTTGCGGAGTATGTGCATAACAAGTTCACTGTCAGGCAATTTCTCCGCAAGTATGAGACTATTGTGCAAAAGATGCATAAAAAGGAAGTTCAAGCAGATATCGAGTCACTACACAAAACCCCACAATTGATAACACAACTTTACATGGAGGAGCAGCTTGGTAAAGTCTACACAACTGATATGTTTAAAGTGTTTCAGGCAGAGGTAAGGGCCTTGATATATTGTATCTCCTCGGTGGTTGAGGTTAATGGTCCAATACGCACCTTTCATGTAAAAGAACGTGTTAGGGCGAAGGGTTCTAAATCAATGAAGTCAAAGATTTATGAGGTTACTTTTGACGAAAATGAGCTTGAATTGAGGTGCATTTGTTGCTTGTTTGAGTATAGAGGTGTTCTTTGTAGGCATGCATTAtctgttatttgttttgaaaatatagtCGAGATTCCTTCAAAGTATGTTCTCGAAAGATGGAGGAAAGACTACAAGCGTATGCTTGCTCTATCTTGCTTTCCTGATGACGTCATGGTCGACGGGCAGTTAGAACGTCATGAAAGCTTCTATCGGTGTTGCCTCAAGCTTTCTGAAATAGGGCTAATGTCGGatgaaaaatatgaatttggaaTAAAGGTAGTAAATGAGGCTATGCAGAAACTTCTTGCAGAGGATAGCTCGTTTGAAACTGTGCAACATAAGAACCTTTCCTGTAATGTTGCTCAGACTAGCAGTTTGGTTACCTTTACGTTGAACAATGATGCCTATACAGGAAATGGAGATGATAGAACGGCTAACTTTGCACATGTGGGACAAGCAGTAAACCATTCTCATTATGAATTTTTTCAGGAAAGG GCTCAGACAGTCCAACAGTTAGCTGGCTTTAGGTCGGAGACGGAATGGAGATTGCAACAATTTTTTCag GAAGCACAAACACCAGAGACAACTCCTGCCCCGAGGCCTTGGTAA
- the LOC109711758 gene encoding protein FAR1-RELATED SEQUENCE 6-like isoform X1, which produces MVQFSRVSPANALSDERSKTPFPPPLYFAPSPNPNSPSSYPIQNNRDLIRSSMNWSFGAAVTQEPVAEIGQQPDISSPQMTAEEGDSATPKVGMKFKNAEEAFSFYHDYAISTGFGVKCQYSKYDKEGRCRCIVISCNRDGIVKYKTESHSSELTKKTNCMAKIHLGYRDDGFLHVKQLIVEHNHPLFPGKVRDFRTKRRKKRYLYDNDKAEMPARNSWVGKRGREEKRCKLINDKGDGEVVHRFFVRMQAKDSYFFHLMDWDDEGVLRNVFWADGRSRMAYQYFGDVILIDTTCLIDKYDVPLVSFVGVNHHGQHVLLGCCLLSDETADGYIWLFKTWLACMFGRPPTAIITDQCKAMQEAVEKVFPKARHRHCLWHIMKRVSENLQGISEAEEIKISLKKIICESLRAAEFEEEWKKMVEKYGLENNEWLKSLFDERHCWATVFVKEKFWAGMSVTLVSESMKSFFAEYVHNKFTVRQFLRKYETIVQKMHKKEVQADIESLHKTPQLITQLYMEEQLGKVYTTDMFKVFQAEVRALIYCISSVVEVNGPIRTFHVKERVRAKGSKSMKSKIYEVTFDENELELRCICCLFEYRGVLCRHALSVICFENIVEIPSKYVLERWRKDYKRMLALSCFPDDVMVDGQLERHESFYRCCLKLSEIGLMSDEKYEFGIKVVNEAMQKLLAEDSSFETVQHKNLSCNVAQTSSLVTFTLNNDAYTGNGDDRTANFAHVGQAVNHSHYEFFQERAQTVQQLAGFRSETEWRLQQFFQEAQTPETTPAPRPW; this is translated from the exons ATGGTGCAATTTTCTCGAGTTAGCCCAGCGAACGCTCTCTCCGACGAACGGTCGAAAACTCCATTTCCACCTCCTCTCTACTTTGCCCCCTCCCCAAACCCTAATTCTCCGTCCTCGTACCCAATCCAGAACAATCGCGATCTGATTC GTTCATCGATGAATTGGTCATTCGGTGCTGCAGTGACACAGGAGCCTGTCGCCGAGATTGGGCAGCAACCAGATATTAGCAGTCCTCAGATGACTGCAGAGGAGGGAGACAGTGCAACACCCAAAGTTGGAATGAAGTTCAAAAATGCGGAAGAAGCTTTCAGCTTCTATCACGACTACGCCATCAGCACGGGATTTGGCGTGAAGTGCCAATACTCAAAGTACGATAAGGAAGGAAGATGTAGGTGTATCGTGATTTCCTGTAACAGGGATGGTATAGTCAAATATAAAACCGAATCCCACTCCTCGGAACTAACAAAGAAAACCAATTGCATGGCCAAGATTCATTTGGGATACCGTGATGATGGATTTCTCCATGTTAAGCAGCTTATAGTTGAGCACAACCACCCTCTTTTCCCAGGTAAAGTCAGGGATTTCCGCacgaaaaggaggaaaaaaaggtATCTTTATGATAACGACAAAGCTGAGATGCCTGCGAGAAATTCGTGGGTCGGCAAGAGAGGACGTGAGGAGAAAAGGTGCAAACTGATAAATGATAAAGGAGATGGCGAGGTTGTACATCGTTTCTTTGTTCGTATGCAAGCCAAGGATTCCTACTTCTTTCACTTGATGGATTGGGATGATGAAGGTGTTTTGAGGAATGTATTTTGGGCAGATGGAAGGTCTAGGATGGCATATCAATATTTTGGCGATGTTATTCTGATCGATACTACCTGTCTGATAGATAAGTATGATGTGCCTCTCGTCTCTTTTGTAGGAGTTAACCACCATGGCCAGCATGTGCTGCTTGGTTGTTGTTTGCTCTCAGATGAAACGGCCGATGGATACATTTGGCTGTTTAAAACTTGGCTGGCTTGCATGTTTGGGCGGCCTCCAACCGCCATTATCACTGACCAATGTAAAGCAATGCAAGAAGCGGTTGAGAAGGTGTTTCCCAAAGCTCGTCACCGTCATTGCCTATGGCATATAATGAAGAGGGTGAGTGAAAATCTTCAAGGAATATCCGAAGCTGAAGAAATCAAGATTTCACTAAAGAAAATAATCTGTGAATCACTGAGAGCTGCTGAATTTGAAGAAGAATGGAAAAAAATGGTAGAAAAATATGGGCTTGAAAATAATGAATGGCTCAAGTCATTGTTCGATGAACGACATTGTTGGGCAACAGTCTTTGTGAAAGAGAAATTTTGGGCAGGAATGTCGGTAACCCTAGTCAGTGAGAGCATGAAATCCTTCTTTGCGGAGTATGTGCATAACAAGTTCACTGTCAGGCAATTTCTCCGCAAGTATGAGACTATTGTGCAAAAGATGCATAAAAAGGAAGTTCAAGCAGATATCGAGTCACTACACAAAACCCCACAATTGATAACACAACTTTACATGGAGGAGCAGCTTGGTAAAGTCTACACAACTGATATGTTTAAAGTGTTTCAGGCAGAGGTAAGGGCCTTGATATATTGTATCTCCTCGGTGGTTGAGGTTAATGGTCCAATACGCACCTTTCATGTAAAAGAACGTGTTAGGGCGAAGGGTTCTAAATCAATGAAGTCAAAGATTTATGAGGTTACTTTTGACGAAAATGAGCTTGAATTGAGGTGCATTTGTTGCTTGTTTGAGTATAGAGGTGTTCTTTGTAGGCATGCATTAtctgttatttgttttgaaaatatagtCGAGATTCCTTCAAAGTATGTTCTCGAAAGATGGAGGAAAGACTACAAGCGTATGCTTGCTCTATCTTGCTTTCCTGATGACGTCATGGTCGACGGGCAGTTAGAACGTCATGAAAGCTTCTATCGGTGTTGCCTCAAGCTTTCTGAAATAGGGCTAATGTCGGatgaaaaatatgaatttggaaTAAAGGTAGTAAATGAGGCTATGCAGAAACTTCTTGCAGAGGATAGCTCGTTTGAAACTGTGCAACATAAGAACCTTTCCTGTAATGTTGCTCAGACTAGCAGTTTGGTTACCTTTACGTTGAACAATGATGCCTATACAGGAAATGGAGATGATAGAACGGCTAACTTTGCACATGTGGGACAAGCAGTAAACCATTCTCATTATGAATTTTTTCAGGAAAGG GCTCAGACAGTCCAACAGTTAGCTGGCTTTAGGTCGGAGACGGAATGGAGATTGCAACAATTTTTTCag GAAGCACAAACACCAGAGACAACTCCTGCCCCGAGGCCTTGGTAA